In a single window of the Biomphalaria glabrata chromosome 5, xgBioGlab47.1, whole genome shotgun sequence genome:
- the LOC106062431 gene encoding uncharacterized protein LOC106062431 isoform X1, with protein MEDTNFILQSLGMSHFVLQEEMISKVLIDAASKILKQPGYANDQKLIAMAAKLIPHLCEPHFSEVWLALLQRLSNMPENDELNYVYDEINKRQAELFPESSLPVELLSCLWLTHLTSLESCVLMVVRKISEKFCFPNVMQRLLEKSCLVQVASKEPLIYQTVFHMLHSLLIQSNYPQNLLEFMALFCHTSRSSGNNEDTESQLTILRPQNFVSVKSLFTCFNKNSSPKTIGKVVAKIHEAFILCRNEHAKSNESLESQNMVCEELWSLTMEFRDCVLAAINCLFHCDLQDLQPCLWILLMHRRITETMSQYTITEKKLTEYIHLLRTIHNAPQSLHDMKTFSRFWNNLLLFDIAERSSFQQLIVQILVGFFFQSSSGFRLGQEFIAQQPNAQVECITIQVIQYCQQTSVDVSLWSRDRKSLFKTFLMDSISWSYTNPGYTYIQEQLVSLLSSVDTT; from the exons ATGGAAGATACAAACTTTATCCTACAAAGTCTTGGTATGTCACACTTTGTTCTTCAAGAAGAAATGATATCAAAG GTGCTTATTGATGCTGCATCTAAAATCCTGAAACAGCCAGGCTACGCTAATGATCAGAAGCTAATAGCCATGGCTGCTAAACTTATACCTCACCTATGTGAGCCACATTTTTCTGAGGTGTGGCTAGCCCTTTTGCAAAGGCTGTCAAACATGCCAGAGAATGATGAATTAAACTATGTTTATGATGAAATCAACAAGAGACAGGCTGAATTATTTCCAGAGT CATCACTTCCTGTAGAACTTTTGTCCTGTTTGTGGCTGACTCATCTTACTTCTCTTGAGTCATGTGTACTGATGGTTGTTAGAAAGATTTCAGAAAAATTTTGCTTTCCAAATGTGATGCAAAGACTATTAGAGAAAAGCTGTCTT GTTCAAGTAGCCAGTAAAGAGCCGTTGATTTATCAAACTGTCTTCCACATGCTTCATTCTTTGCTTATACAATCCAACTATCCGCAGAACTTGTTGGAATTTATGGCATTATTTTGTCATACATCACGCAGTTCAGGGAATAATGAAGATACTGAGAGTCAG TTGACAATTCTAAGACCtcaaaattttgtttctgtaaagTCCCTCTTCACGTGTTTTAATAAAA ATTCATCTCCTAAGACTATTGGTAAGGTCGTGGCTAAGATCCATGAGGCGTTTATCTTGTGCAGAAATGAACACGCCAAGTCTAATGAAAGTCTAGAAAGTCAAAATATGGTGTGTGAAGAGTTATGGAGTTTGACAATGGAGTTCAGAGACTGTGTGCTAGCTGCAATCAACTGTTTATTTCACTGTGATTTACAG GACTTACAACCATGTCTTTGGATTTTACTCATGCACAGAAGGATCACTGAAACGATGTCACAATACACT attacagaaaaaaaacttacagaGTACATCCACCTGCTCAGAACTATACACAATGCACCACAGAGTTTGCACGACATGAAAACCTTTTCACGTTTCTGGAATAATTTACTCCTATTTGACATAGCTGAAAGATCAAGTTTTCAGCAGCTCATTGTGCAGATTTTAGTTGGGTTTTTCTTTCAGTCTTCCTCTGGGTTCAGATTAGGACAAGAATTTATTGCTCAA caACCTAATGCTCAGGTTGAATGCATCACCATTCAAGTAATCCAGTATTGCCAGCAGACGTCAGTCGATGTTAGTCTATGGAGTCGTGACAGAAAgtctttatttaaaacatttttgatgGATAGTATTTCCTGGTCGTACACCAATCCAGGTTACACTTACATTCAAGAACAGCTTGTCTCATTATTATCTAGTGTAGATACAACTTGA
- the LOC106062431 gene encoding uncharacterized protein LOC106062431 isoform X3, whose product MEDTNFILQSLGMSHFVLQEEMISKVLIDAASKILKQPGYANDQKLIAMAAKLIPHLCEPHFSEVWLALLQRLSNMPENDELNYVYDEINKRQAELFPESSLPVELLSCLWLTHLTSLESCVLMVVRKISEKFCFPNVMQRLLEKSCLVQVASKEPLIYQTVFHMLHSLLIQSNYPQNLLEFMALFCHTSRSSGNNEDTESQLTILRPQNFVSVKSLFTCFNKNSSPKTIGKVVAKIHEAFILCRNEHAKSNESLESQNMVCEELWSLTMEFRDCVLAAINCLFHCDLQDLQPCLWILLMHRRITETMSQYTGQ is encoded by the exons ATGGAAGATACAAACTTTATCCTACAAAGTCTTGGTATGTCACACTTTGTTCTTCAAGAAGAAATGATATCAAAG GTGCTTATTGATGCTGCATCTAAAATCCTGAAACAGCCAGGCTACGCTAATGATCAGAAGCTAATAGCCATGGCTGCTAAACTTATACCTCACCTATGTGAGCCACATTTTTCTGAGGTGTGGCTAGCCCTTTTGCAAAGGCTGTCAAACATGCCAGAGAATGATGAATTAAACTATGTTTATGATGAAATCAACAAGAGACAGGCTGAATTATTTCCAGAGT CATCACTTCCTGTAGAACTTTTGTCCTGTTTGTGGCTGACTCATCTTACTTCTCTTGAGTCATGTGTACTGATGGTTGTTAGAAAGATTTCAGAAAAATTTTGCTTTCCAAATGTGATGCAAAGACTATTAGAGAAAAGCTGTCTT GTTCAAGTAGCCAGTAAAGAGCCGTTGATTTATCAAACTGTCTTCCACATGCTTCATTCTTTGCTTATACAATCCAACTATCCGCAGAACTTGTTGGAATTTATGGCATTATTTTGTCATACATCACGCAGTTCAGGGAATAATGAAGATACTGAGAGTCAG TTGACAATTCTAAGACCtcaaaattttgtttctgtaaagTCCCTCTTCACGTGTTTTAATAAAA ATTCATCTCCTAAGACTATTGGTAAGGTCGTGGCTAAGATCCATGAGGCGTTTATCTTGTGCAGAAATGAACACGCCAAGTCTAATGAAAGTCTAGAAAGTCAAAATATGGTGTGTGAAGAGTTATGGAGTTTGACAATGGAGTTCAGAGACTGTGTGCTAGCTGCAATCAACTGTTTATTTCACTGTGATTTACAG GACTTACAACCATGTCTTTGGATTTTACTCATGCACAGAAGGATCACTGAAACGATGTCACAATACACT ggacaatga
- the LOC106062431 gene encoding uncharacterized protein LOC106062431 isoform X2, translating into MFMMKSTRDRLNYFQSVASLPVELLSCLWLTHLTSLESCVLMVVRKISEKFCFPNVMQRLLEKSCLVQVASKEPLIYQTVFHMLHSLLIQSNYPQNLLEFMALFCHTSRSSGNNEDTESQLTILRPQNFVSVKSLFTCFNKNSSPKTIGKVVAKIHEAFILCRNEHAKSNESLESQNMVCEELWSLTMEFRDCVLAAINCLFHCDLQDLQPCLWILLMHRRITETMSQYTITEKKLTEYIHLLRTIHNAPQSLHDMKTFSRFWNNLLLFDIAERSSFQQLIVQILVGFFFQSSSGFRLGQEFIAQQPNAQVECITIQVIQYCQQTSVDVSLWSRDRKSLFKTFLMDSISWSYTNPGYTYIQEQLVSLLSSVDTT; encoded by the exons ATGTTTATGATGAAATCAACAAGAGACAGGCTGAATTATTTCCAGAGTGTAG CATCACTTCCTGTAGAACTTTTGTCCTGTTTGTGGCTGACTCATCTTACTTCTCTTGAGTCATGTGTACTGATGGTTGTTAGAAAGATTTCAGAAAAATTTTGCTTTCCAAATGTGATGCAAAGACTATTAGAGAAAAGCTGTCTT GTTCAAGTAGCCAGTAAAGAGCCGTTGATTTATCAAACTGTCTTCCACATGCTTCATTCTTTGCTTATACAATCCAACTATCCGCAGAACTTGTTGGAATTTATGGCATTATTTTGTCATACATCACGCAGTTCAGGGAATAATGAAGATACTGAGAGTCAG TTGACAATTCTAAGACCtcaaaattttgtttctgtaaagTCCCTCTTCACGTGTTTTAATAAAA ATTCATCTCCTAAGACTATTGGTAAGGTCGTGGCTAAGATCCATGAGGCGTTTATCTTGTGCAGAAATGAACACGCCAAGTCTAATGAAAGTCTAGAAAGTCAAAATATGGTGTGTGAAGAGTTATGGAGTTTGACAATGGAGTTCAGAGACTGTGTGCTAGCTGCAATCAACTGTTTATTTCACTGTGATTTACAG GACTTACAACCATGTCTTTGGATTTTACTCATGCACAGAAGGATCACTGAAACGATGTCACAATACACT attacagaaaaaaaacttacagaGTACATCCACCTGCTCAGAACTATACACAATGCACCACAGAGTTTGCACGACATGAAAACCTTTTCACGTTTCTGGAATAATTTACTCCTATTTGACATAGCTGAAAGATCAAGTTTTCAGCAGCTCATTGTGCAGATTTTAGTTGGGTTTTTCTTTCAGTCTTCCTCTGGGTTCAGATTAGGACAAGAATTTATTGCTCAA caACCTAATGCTCAGGTTGAATGCATCACCATTCAAGTAATCCAGTATTGCCAGCAGACGTCAGTCGATGTTAGTCTATGGAGTCGTGACAGAAAgtctttatttaaaacatttttgatgGATAGTATTTCCTGGTCGTACACCAATCCAGGTTACACTTACATTCAAGAACAGCTTGTCTCATTATTATCTAGTGTAGATACAACTTGA
- the LOC106062411 gene encoding plasminogen receptor (KT)-like, with protein MGNIVGKAMDENLKKNQEFMLKTQQLQLERQLAMQNEIRERQMAAMIAKSRDVFWFYTTFETLFSTGLTLGALRTKRYSLLVPIIPLSFIFAYQWDLAYGSKLTRIREMADRIIDEEHHLLELPHGLPTFSSVEAARLAQKKNQPFKPGHDIFL; from the exons ATGGGAAATATAGTAGGAAAAGCCATGGATgagaatttaaagaaaaaccAGGAGTTTATGCTGAAGACACAGCAATTGCAg CTAGAACGTCAGCTAGCTATGCAGAATGAAATCAGGGAGAGACAGATGGCAGCCATGATAGCTAAATCTCGGGATGTGTTTTGGTTTTATACTACATTTGAAACTTTATTTTCAACGGGTCTAACATTAGG AGCTCTTCGCACTAAAAGGTACAGCTTGCTTGTGCCGATAATACCTCTCAGCTTTATCTTTGCTTACCAGTGGGACTTGGCTTATGGAAGCAAGCTAACAAGAATTAGAG AAATGGCTGACAGAATCATAGACGAGGAACATCATTTGCTGGAGCTGCCTCATGGTCTGCCAACATTTTCATCCGTTGAAGCTGCACGTTTGGCGCAGAAGAAAAACCAGCCTTTCAAACCTGGacatgacatttttttgtaa